A genomic segment from Gorilla gorilla gorilla isolate KB3781 chromosome 3, NHGRI_mGorGor1-v2.1_pri, whole genome shotgun sequence encodes:
- the CXCL8 gene encoding interleukin-8 produces the protein MTSKLAVALLAAFLISAALCEGAVLPRSAKELRCQCIKTYSKPFHPKFIKELRVIESGPHCANTEIIVKLSDGRELCLDPKENWVQRVVEKFLKRAENS, from the exons ATGACTTCCAAGCTGGCCGTGGCTCTCTTGGCAGCCTTCCTGATTTCTGCAGCTCTGTGTGAAG GTGCAGTTTTGCCAAGGAGTGCTAAAGAACTTAGATGTCAGTGCATAAAGACATACTCCAAACCTTTCCACCCCAAATTTATCAAAGAACTGAGAGTGATTGAGAGTGGACCACACTGCGCTAATACAGAAATTAT tGTAAAGCTTTCTGATGGAAGAGAGCTCTGTCTGGACCCCAAGGAAAACTGGGTGCAGAGGGTTGTGGAGAAGTTTTTGAAGAG ggcTGAGAAttcataa